The proteins below are encoded in one region of Homo sapiens chromosome 8, GRCh38.p14 Primary Assembly:
- the RRM2B gene encoding ribonucleoside-diphosphate reductase subunit M2 B isoform 2 (isoform 2 is encoded by transcript variant 2) encodes MLLLRLPPHRSHASPLDCKLQDRCRKCYSPRSGQACPPALAAAWLRRCERRGGRPRGGRRKELTLGLRPARCSAPGPAKDDAWRPQAGRSSSDTNESEIKSNEEPLLRKSSRRFVIFPIQYPDIWKMYKQAQASFWTAEEVDLSKDLPHWNKLKADEKYFISHILAFFAASDGIVNENLVERFSQEVQVPEARCFYGFQILIENVHSEMYSLLIDTYIRDPKKREFLFNAIETMPYVKKKADWALRWIADRKSTFGERVVAFAAVEGVFFSGSFAAIFWLKKRGLMPGLTFSNELISRDEGLHCDFACLMFQYLVNKPSEERVREIIVDAVKIEQEFLTEALPVGLIGMNCILMKQYIEFVADRLLVELGFSKVFQAENPFDFMENISLEGKTNFFEKRVSEYQRFAVMAETTDNVFTLDADF; translated from the exons ATGTTGCTGTTGCGTCTTCCCCCTCACCGCAGTCACGCCAGCCCGTTAGATTGCAAGTTGCAGGACCGCTGTAGGAAATGTTATTCGCCGCGGTCAGGACAGGCCTGTCCGCCCGCCCTCGCCGCAGCCTGGCTTCGTCGTTGCGAGCGCCGGGGAGGCCGTCCCCGGGGAGGGCGGAGGAAGGAGCTGACTTTGGGTTTGCGTCCCGCTCGCTGCTCTGCCCCGGGGCCAGCCAAGGACGACGCTTGGAGGCCTCAGGCCGGG agatCATCTTCAGACACCAACGAAAGTGAAATAAAGTCAAATGAAGAGCCACTCCTAAGAAAGAGTTCTCGCCGGTTTGTCATCTTTCCAATCCAGTACCCTGATATTTGGAAAATGTATAAACAGGCACAGGCTTCCTTCTGGACAGCAGAAGAG GTCGACTTATCAAAGGATCTCCCTCACTGGAACAAGCTTAAAGCAGATGAGAAGTACTTCATCTCTCACATCTTAGCCTTTTTTGCAGCCAGTGATGGAATTGTAAATGAAAATTTG GTGGAGCGCTTTAGTCAGGAGGTGCAGGTTCCAGAGGCTCGCTGTTTCTATGGCTTTCAAATTCTCATCGAGAATGTTCACTCAGAGATGTACAGTTTGCTGATAGACACTTACATCAGAGATCCCAAGAAAAG ggaatttttatttaatgcaatTGAAACCATGCCCTATGTTAAGAAAAAAGCAGATTGGGCCTTGCGATGGATAGCAGATAGAAAATCTACTTTTG GGGAAAGAGTGGTGGCCTTTGCTGCTGTAGAAGGAGTTTTCTTCTCAGGATCTTTTGCTGCTATATTCTGGCTAAAGAAGAGAGGTCTTATGCCAGGACTCACTTTTTCCAATGAACTCATCAGCAGAGATGAA gGACTTCACTGTGACTTTGCTTGCCTGATGTTCCAATACTTAGTAAATAAGCCTTCAGAAGAAAGGGTCAGGGAGATCATTGTTGATGCTGTCAAAATTGAGCAG GAGTTTTTAACAGAAGCCTTGCCAGTTGGCCTCATTGGAATGAATTGCATTTTGATGAAACAGTACATTGAGTTTGTAGCTGACAGATTACTTGTGGAACTTGGATTCTCAAAG gttTTTCAGGCAGAAAATCCTTTTGATTTTATGGAAAACATTTctttagaaggaaaaacaaatttctttgaGAAACGAGTTTCAGAGTATCAGCGTTTTGCAGTTATGGCAGAAACCACAGATAACGTCTTCACCTTggatgcagatttttaa
- the RRM2B gene encoding ribonucleoside-diphosphate reductase subunit M2 B isoform 1 (isoform 1 is encoded by transcript variant 1), whose amino-acid sequence MGDPERPEAAGLDQDERSSSDTNESEIKSNEEPLLRKSSRRFVIFPIQYPDIWKMYKQAQASFWTAEEVDLSKDLPHWNKLKADEKYFISHILAFFAASDGIVNENLVERFSQEVQVPEARCFYGFQILIENVHSEMYSLLIDTYIRDPKKREFLFNAIETMPYVKKKADWALRWIADRKSTFGERVVAFAAVEGVFFSGSFAAIFWLKKRGLMPGLTFSNELISRDEGLHCDFACLMFQYLVNKPSEERVREIIVDAVKIEQEFLTEALPVGLIGMNCILMKQYIEFVADRLLVELGFSKVFQAENPFDFMENISLEGKTNFFEKRVSEYQRFAVMAETTDNVFTLDADF is encoded by the exons ATGGGCGACCCGGAAAGGCCGGAAGCGGCCGGGCTGGATCAGGATGAG agatCATCTTCAGACACCAACGAAAGTGAAATAAAGTCAAATGAAGAGCCACTCCTAAGAAAGAGTTCTCGCCGGTTTGTCATCTTTCCAATCCAGTACCCTGATATTTGGAAAATGTATAAACAGGCACAGGCTTCCTTCTGGACAGCAGAAGAG GTCGACTTATCAAAGGATCTCCCTCACTGGAACAAGCTTAAAGCAGATGAGAAGTACTTCATCTCTCACATCTTAGCCTTTTTTGCAGCCAGTGATGGAATTGTAAATGAAAATTTG GTGGAGCGCTTTAGTCAGGAGGTGCAGGTTCCAGAGGCTCGCTGTTTCTATGGCTTTCAAATTCTCATCGAGAATGTTCACTCAGAGATGTACAGTTTGCTGATAGACACTTACATCAGAGATCCCAAGAAAAG ggaatttttatttaatgcaatTGAAACCATGCCCTATGTTAAGAAAAAAGCAGATTGGGCCTTGCGATGGATAGCAGATAGAAAATCTACTTTTG GGGAAAGAGTGGTGGCCTTTGCTGCTGTAGAAGGAGTTTTCTTCTCAGGATCTTTTGCTGCTATATTCTGGCTAAAGAAGAGAGGTCTTATGCCAGGACTCACTTTTTCCAATGAACTCATCAGCAGAGATGAA gGACTTCACTGTGACTTTGCTTGCCTGATGTTCCAATACTTAGTAAATAAGCCTTCAGAAGAAAGGGTCAGGGAGATCATTGTTGATGCTGTCAAAATTGAGCAG GAGTTTTTAACAGAAGCCTTGCCAGTTGGCCTCATTGGAATGAATTGCATTTTGATGAAACAGTACATTGAGTTTGTAGCTGACAGATTACTTGTGGAACTTGGATTCTCAAAG gttTTTCAGGCAGAAAATCCTTTTGATTTTATGGAAAACATTTctttagaaggaaaaacaaatttctttgaGAAACGAGTTTCAGAGTATCAGCGTTTTGCAGTTATGGCAGAAACCACAGATAACGTCTTCACCTTggatgcagatttttaa
- the RRM2B gene encoding ribonucleoside-diphosphate reductase subunit M2 B isoform 3 (isoform 3 is encoded by transcript variant 3), producing MGDPERPEAAGLDQDEVDLSKDLPHWNKLKADEKYFISHILAFFAASDGIVNENLVERFSQEVQVPEARCFYGFQILIENVHSEMYSLLIDTYIRDPKKREFLFNAIETMPYVKKKADWALRWIADRKSTFGERVVAFAAVEGVFFSGSFAAIFWLKKRGLMPGLTFSNELISRDEGLHCDFACLMFQYLVNKPSEERVREIIVDAVKIEQEFLTEALPVGLIGMNCILMKQYIEFVADRLLVELGFSKVFQAENPFDFMENISLEGKTNFFEKRVSEYQRFAVMAETTDNVFTLDADF from the exons ATGGGCGACCCGGAAAGGCCGGAAGCGGCCGGGCTGGATCAGGATGAG GTCGACTTATCAAAGGATCTCCCTCACTGGAACAAGCTTAAAGCAGATGAGAAGTACTTCATCTCTCACATCTTAGCCTTTTTTGCAGCCAGTGATGGAATTGTAAATGAAAATTTG GTGGAGCGCTTTAGTCAGGAGGTGCAGGTTCCAGAGGCTCGCTGTTTCTATGGCTTTCAAATTCTCATCGAGAATGTTCACTCAGAGATGTACAGTTTGCTGATAGACACTTACATCAGAGATCCCAAGAAAAG ggaatttttatttaatgcaatTGAAACCATGCCCTATGTTAAGAAAAAAGCAGATTGGGCCTTGCGATGGATAGCAGATAGAAAATCTACTTTTG GGGAAAGAGTGGTGGCCTTTGCTGCTGTAGAAGGAGTTTTCTTCTCAGGATCTTTTGCTGCTATATTCTGGCTAAAGAAGAGAGGTCTTATGCCAGGACTCACTTTTTCCAATGAACTCATCAGCAGAGATGAA gGACTTCACTGTGACTTTGCTTGCCTGATGTTCCAATACTTAGTAAATAAGCCTTCAGAAGAAAGGGTCAGGGAGATCATTGTTGATGCTGTCAAAATTGAGCAG GAGTTTTTAACAGAAGCCTTGCCAGTTGGCCTCATTGGAATGAATTGCATTTTGATGAAACAGTACATTGAGTTTGTAGCTGACAGATTACTTGTGGAACTTGGATTCTCAAAG gttTTTCAGGCAGAAAATCCTTTTGATTTTATGGAAAACATTTctttagaaggaaaaacaaatttctttgaGAAACGAGTTTCAGAGTATCAGCGTTTTGCAGTTATGGCAGAAACCACAGATAACGTCTTCACCTTggatgcagatttttaa